A stretch of the Filimonas lacunae genome encodes the following:
- the treY gene encoding malto-oligosyltrehalose synthase: MHYPISTYRVQLHSGFTFTHLQAIIPYLHQLGVSTIYASPITRAIKGSAHGYDVAEPHEINPEIGTLDQLRAVAAQLKALGMNWLQDIVPNHMAFSMENTRLADVLERGNNSPYYAYFDINWEHDSEQLKGKVLVPVLGSRLDDCIDNNEIQLGWDVQGPGLYYAGNRYPVSGGAVDYLFGSIEGLEFPLGAYSSGSLAEWQQAKKEWLHSVALNTALQQQIRNRIEEVNASASWITEVVKRQWYLPACWKEADTGMNYRRFFAVNSLISVRMEEPWVFDDYHRLIAHLYAEGLIQGVRIDHIDGLYNPYDYVQRLRKLLGDDCYIIAEKILEYNEQLPAHWPLQGTSGYEFLSYTNRVLTSTEGAAVIYDFYHRWVPDMKPYKQLVFANKLSFLERYLHGEWDMLTHKISEWELLPATYRTEKLAKALGIWMAAFPVYRIYPHHFPLSTEELEQVQHSLEFAVMQEPAYWEELAEIRTLFHPGDNAEQNARKMQLLNRLMQFTGPLAAKGVEDTTFYVYNPLISHNEVGDSPEQAAVSIEAFHEKMQQRRLFSNYSLNTTSTHDTKRGEDARMRINVLTELSDEWMALVKQWHIVNAPYISTTSKGAAPSMNDEYFIYQSLIGSFPEDSIVDENFTQRSEEFILKALREAKVNTTYTEHDEDYEKACVHFITGIVTQPEFLKTFLPFLKKVTAIAEVYSLVQLVIKATVPGIPDIYQGCELWDTSYVDPDNRRPVNYDIRKQWLQKVMEKNSQPDASLAMWLQQQRHTGIEKLFVTRQVLQYRKQHAQLFSEGDYVPLPAADNSKAIVYARIYQQQWALVVLPVGLSGLKPESLQVPLPATAPAQWKEVFTGRQYMCNAGVLELQDWQYLLPVVLLEPA; encoded by the coding sequence ATGCATTATCCCATTTCTACCTATCGTGTACAGTTACACAGTGGTTTTACTTTTACGCATTTGCAGGCCATTATTCCTTACCTGCATCAACTGGGCGTTTCTACTATTTATGCTTCGCCCATTACCAGGGCTATTAAAGGCAGTGCGCATGGGTATGATGTGGCTGAGCCGCATGAGATAAACCCCGAAATAGGTACGTTGGATCAATTGCGTGCCGTAGCAGCACAACTGAAAGCGCTGGGCATGAACTGGCTGCAGGATATAGTGCCTAACCATATGGCTTTTAGCATGGAAAACACAAGGCTGGCCGATGTGCTAGAAAGAGGAAATAACTCGCCTTATTACGCCTATTTTGATATTAACTGGGAGCATGATAGTGAACAGTTGAAGGGTAAAGTGCTGGTGCCGGTGTTGGGTAGTCGCCTGGATGATTGTATAGATAATAATGAAATTCAGCTGGGATGGGATGTGCAGGGCCCAGGCCTGTATTATGCCGGCAATCGTTACCCGGTATCGGGAGGGGCTGTTGATTACCTGTTTGGTAGTATAGAAGGTTTGGAGTTTCCGTTGGGCGCTTATAGTTCGGGATCGCTGGCAGAGTGGCAGCAGGCGAAAAAAGAATGGCTGCACAGCGTGGCTTTAAACACTGCTTTGCAGCAACAGATCAGAAATCGTATAGAAGAAGTGAATGCCAGTGCTTCATGGATAACAGAGGTTGTGAAAAGGCAATGGTATCTACCCGCCTGCTGGAAAGAAGCTGACACGGGGATGAACTATCGGCGCTTTTTTGCCGTGAACAGCCTTATCAGTGTGCGTATGGAAGAGCCCTGGGTGTTTGATGATTATCATCGTTTAATAGCGCATTTATATGCAGAAGGCCTGATACAGGGCGTAAGGATAGATCATATAGATGGGTTGTATAACCCTTATGATTATGTGCAGCGGTTGCGCAAACTGCTGGGGGATGATTGCTATATTATAGCAGAGAAAATACTGGAATATAACGAGCAATTACCGGCTCACTGGCCTTTACAGGGAACCAGCGGTTATGAGTTTTTGTCGTATACCAATCGCGTGCTCACCTCAACCGAAGGGGCGGCAGTTATATACGATTTCTATCACCGGTGGGTTCCGGATATGAAGCCTTACAAACAGCTGGTGTTTGCCAATAAACTATCCTTCCTGGAAAGGTATCTGCACGGTGAGTGGGATATGCTCACTCATAAAATAAGTGAATGGGAATTATTGCCGGCCACTTACCGTACAGAAAAGCTTGCGAAGGCTTTGGGTATATGGATGGCCGCCTTCCCGGTATATCGTATTTACCCGCATCATTTTCCTTTAAGTACAGAAGAACTGGAGCAGGTGCAGCATTCACTGGAGTTTGCCGTGATGCAGGAGCCGGCCTACTGGGAAGAGCTGGCTGAAATAAGAACCCTGTTTCATCCCGGCGATAATGCCGAACAGAATGCACGCAAGATGCAATTGTTAAACCGGCTGATGCAGTTTACCGGCCCGCTGGCAGCCAAGGGAGTAGAAGATACTACTTTTTATGTATACAACCCTTTGATATCACATAACGAAGTAGGTGATTCGCCTGAGCAGGCAGCGGTAAGTATTGAAGCCTTTCATGAAAAGATGCAACAACGGCGGTTGTTCAGTAATTATTCATTGAATACCACTTCCACACACGATACCAAAAGGGGGGAAGACGCACGGATGCGTATTAATGTGCTCACTGAACTGTCTGATGAATGGATGGCATTGGTAAAGCAATGGCATATAGTAAATGCCCCATACATTTCCACCACTTCTAAAGGGGCTGCACCATCTATGAACGACGAGTATTTTATATACCAGTCGCTGATAGGAAGTTTTCCCGAAGATAGTATAGTGGATGAAAACTTTACGCAGCGTTCAGAAGAGTTTATATTAAAAGCATTACGGGAGGCCAAAGTAAATACTACCTACACCGAACATGATGAGGATTATGAAAAAGCCTGTGTACATTTTATTACAGGAATAGTAACGCAGCCGGAATTTTTAAAAACCTTTCTTCCTTTTTTAAAGAAGGTGACGGCTATAGCAGAAGTATACTCGCTGGTGCAACTGGTGATAAAAGCTACCGTACCTGGCATTCCGGATATATACCAGGGATGCGAACTATGGGATACCAGCTATGTTGATCCTGACAACAGGCGCCCGGTGAATTATGATATACGTAAACAGTGGCTGCAAAAGGTGATGGAAAAAAACAGTCAGCCTGATGCTTCTCTGGCGATGTGGTTGCAGCAGCAAAGGCACACCGGTATAGAAAAGCTATTTGTAACAAGGCAGGTGCTGCAGTATAGAAAACAACATGCGCAATTGTTTAGTGAGGGCGATTATGTTCCATTGCCGGCGGCTGATAATTCGAAGGCAATTGTGTATGCCCGCATTTACCAGCAGCAGTGGGCGTTGGTGGTGTTGCCGGTGGGTTTAAGCGGCTTAAAACCGGAAAGCCTGCAGGTGCCATTGCCGGCAACTGCACCTGCTCAATGGAAAGAGGTATTTACTGGTCGACAGTATATGTGTAATGCCGGTGTGCTGGAATTGCAGGACTGGCAGTATTTGCTGCCGGTGGTGCTGCTGGAGCCGGCTTAG
- a CDS encoding PQQ-dependent sugar dehydrogenase, protein MKWIFFCWLFIPLALTAQPVIVTGAMGERFSVRTVAQNLSDPWELTYAPDNYLWITEARGYRVSRIHPRTGEKQVLLDLNNRKNFLRYDVIPDTEDGGKPWPQSGLMGMAVHPQLLQGQPYVYVAYLYYFEGANQQGVGCLPGKRGCFFRTRIERYTYHPNTHTLDSAVIICDSIPGSNDHNGGRLIIAPVNNQYYLFYSVGDMGAGQYDNAGRPNHAQDINAYEGKILRFQAQPDSTITGPDAWIPEDNPFNAHRRNAVWTYGHRNPQGIVFNKNNGRLYEVEHGPFSDDEINLITPGCNYGHPLVIGYNDGNYNQLAAGATTDTTLPGKWHTTYPTIYSEQENAKAMGSNYRNPLNSLYPAANRMLTALLPKVIRGDNENKEWLSEAPSGMTLYNADVIPGWKNSLLIATLKGGRMIRQQLNASGDSIISDTMLYFKDQVRYRDVAVSADGWRIYLATDSATRSSGPTGDKGIEYENRGVILEFTYMGTPPKQQPKPAPAAPPAANTASPAIPAHRHYTYTVDQ, encoded by the coding sequence ATGAAATGGATCTTTTTCTGTTGGTTATTCATCCCCTTAGCCCTTACCGCCCAACCCGTTATCGTAACCGGAGCCATGGGTGAGCGATTTTCGGTTCGCACCGTAGCACAAAACCTCAGCGATCCCTGGGAATTAACTTACGCACCCGACAACTATTTATGGATCACCGAAGCCCGTGGTTACCGGGTAAGCCGCATTCACCCGCGCACCGGCGAAAAGCAGGTATTGTTAGACTTAAACAACCGCAAGAACTTTTTACGTTATGACGTTATTCCCGATACAGAAGATGGCGGTAAACCCTGGCCGCAAAGCGGCTTAATGGGCATGGCCGTGCATCCGCAATTATTACAGGGGCAGCCATATGTATATGTAGCCTACCTGTATTATTTTGAAGGGGCCAACCAGCAGGGCGTAGGTTGTTTGCCTGGCAAACGCGGTTGCTTTTTCCGTACCCGTATTGAACGGTATACCTATCACCCTAACACACATACCCTGGATAGCGCTGTTATTATTTGTGATTCTATCCCCGGCAGCAACGACCATAATGGCGGGCGATTGATTATAGCGCCTGTCAACAATCAGTATTATCTTTTTTATAGCGTGGGCGATATGGGAGCCGGTCAATATGATAACGCAGGCCGCCCCAACCATGCACAGGACATCAATGCGTATGAAGGCAAGATACTCCGCTTTCAGGCACAGCCCGATAGCACTATCACAGGCCCTGATGCCTGGATACCGGAAGACAATCCATTTAATGCACATCGCCGCAATGCCGTATGGACCTATGGCCACAGGAACCCGCAGGGAATTGTATTTAATAAAAACAACGGACGCCTGTATGAAGTGGAACACGGGCCTTTTTCTGATGATGAAATCAACCTCATTACTCCGGGCTGCAATTATGGGCACCCATTGGTAATTGGGTATAACGATGGCAATTACAATCAACTGGCTGCGGGCGCAACTACCGATACCACCTTGCCCGGCAAATGGCACACCACCTATCCCACCATTTATAGCGAACAGGAAAATGCCAAAGCGATGGGCAGTAATTATCGCAACCCGCTCAACTCTTTATACCCCGCTGCTAACCGCATGTTAACAGCGCTGTTACCCAAAGTGATAAGAGGAGATAATGAAAACAAAGAATGGCTGTCGGAAGCACCTTCCGGTATGACTTTATATAACGCTGATGTTATTCCCGGCTGGAAAAACAGTTTACTCATAGCCACTCTCAAAGGCGGCAGAATGATACGGCAACAACTCAACGCCAGCGGCGACAGCATTATCAGTGATACCATGCTATATTTTAAAGACCAGGTTCGCTACCGCGATGTGGCCGTTAGTGCCGATGGCTGGAGAATATACCTGGCCACCGATAGCGCCACCCGTTCCAGCGGCCCTACCGGCGATAAAGGAATAGAATATGAAAACAGGGGCGTGATACTGGAGTTTACCTATATGGGCACGCCGCCAAAACAACAACCTAAGCCGGCTCCAGCAGCACCACCGGCAGCAAATACTGCCAGTCCTGCAATTCCAGCACACCGGCATTACACATATACTGTCGACCAGTAA
- a CDS encoding PepSY-like domain-containing protein: MKKSIKGVLAVLFLLVGSFSFAQLRSVPAEVTNAFKVKFPDGNDVSWHDKLSSWQASFVEKGVKTEAWFSSKGEWKETDKEMEYSALPEEVKVGVSKSRYSDWKPGSVTTILKKDKELQYRIYVEKSSLVQKKYIYFNEKGVLQREVQSL; this comes from the coding sequence ATGAAAAAGAGTATAAAGGGCGTTTTGGCAGTTTTGTTTTTATTGGTAGGTTCCTTCTCTTTTGCTCAATTGCGATCAGTGCCGGCAGAAGTAACCAATGCTTTTAAAGTGAAGTTTCCGGATGGTAACGATGTATCGTGGCATGACAAGCTGAGTAGCTGGCAGGCCAGTTTTGTAGAAAAAGGTGTTAAAACGGAAGCCTGGTTTAGCAGCAAAGGCGAATGGAAAGAAACCGATAAAGAGATGGAGTATAGCGCTTTGCCTGAGGAAGTGAAAGTAGGGGTGAGCAAAAGCAGGTATAGTGATTGGAAGCCAGGATCGGTAACCACTATCCTTAAAAAAGACAAAGAGCTGCAATACCGCATTTATGTAGAGAAAAGCTCTTTGGTGCAGAAAAAGTATATCTACTTTAACGAAAAAGGCGTGCTGCAAAGAGAAGTTCAGTCCTTATAA
- a CDS encoding winged helix-turn-helix domain-containing protein gives MKNPIEHLNKIFDSRIRLGIMSALMVNDEVSFNELKELLDITDGNLASHLKNLEENNCLKVQKSFVGRKTNTTYSATKVGEKAFKAHLDALEKMIKSIE, from the coding sequence ATGAAGAACCCGATAGAGCATCTGAATAAAATATTCGACAGCCGCATTCGCCTGGGCATCATGAGCGCCCTGATGGTGAATGACGAGGTGAGCTTTAACGAACTGAAAGAATTGCTGGACATTACCGACGGCAACCTGGCCAGCCATTTAAAAAATCTGGAAGAAAACAACTGCCTTAAAGTGCAAAAAAGCTTTGTAGGCCGTAAAACCAATACCACTTATTCCGCTACCAAAGTAGGCGAAAAAGCCTTCAAGGCCCATTTAGACGCCCTTGAAAAAATGATCAAGTCCATCGAATAA
- the creD gene encoding cell envelope integrity protein CreD has translation MPDKILIKALITGGLIAVLTLATNLISNLVQERQERQKEATQDASRQWATGQTFTSPYLVIPYKTGGTPVIILPQDLTLNSNIQTQERSRSLFKMVLYRSQLQLNGTFKPVLPNDLSLASLDLTEAKLCIGLSDFKGIEEKLSITAASHTYDLAPGLPNSKIDNTGLSATIPLTTDEFSKGFDFSMKANIKGSGQLHFVPLAANSQFSMSSAWPSPSFDGNTLPITRTVNDSGFTASWSFNQANLPFPTVITKEEINKLENEFGVTVVQPADQYAQTSRTIKYALLVIGLTMALFFVTEIMQKRPVHPVQYVLIGLALVIFYTLLLSISEYVAFNIAYFLAALATVLLITLYAKGHFNSWKTAGIFSIALTMLYGFIFIIIRLEETALLVGSIGLFVILAIAMYASRKINWYHITPEKTPLTPLQPNTPAPSFNPDAPYSTE, from the coding sequence ATGCCCGACAAAATTCTTATCAAAGCTTTAATAACCGGTGGCTTAATAGCCGTACTCACACTGGCCACAAACCTCATCAGCAACCTGGTTCAGGAGCGGCAGGAACGCCAGAAAGAAGCCACGCAGGACGCCAGCCGTCAATGGGCCACCGGCCAAACGTTTACCAGTCCTTACCTGGTTATTCCGTACAAAACAGGTGGCACACCCGTTATTATTTTACCGCAAGACCTTACCCTTAACAGCAACATACAAACCCAGGAAAGAAGCCGTTCCCTGTTTAAAATGGTGCTATACAGAAGCCAGCTGCAATTGAATGGCACGTTCAAACCTGTATTGCCCAACGACCTTTCACTGGCATCACTGGATCTTACAGAAGCCAAACTTTGTATAGGTTTAAGCGACTTTAAAGGCATTGAAGAAAAGCTGAGCATTACTGCCGCCAGCCACACCTACGATTTGGCTCCCGGCCTGCCCAATAGCAAAATAGACAACACAGGCCTGTCTGCCACCATACCACTCACCACCGATGAGTTCAGCAAGGGTTTTGACTTTAGCATGAAGGCCAACATTAAGGGCAGCGGACAACTACACTTTGTGCCCCTGGCCGCCAACAGCCAGTTTAGCATGAGCAGCGCGTGGCCCAGCCCTTCTTTCGATGGCAACACCCTGCCCATTACCCGAACAGTGAATGACAGTGGTTTTACCGCTTCCTGGAGTTTTAACCAGGCCAACCTGCCCTTTCCTACGGTCATCACTAAAGAAGAGATTAATAAACTGGAAAATGAATTTGGGGTTACTGTAGTGCAACCGGCCGATCAGTATGCACAAACATCCCGCACCATTAAATACGCCCTGTTGGTGATAGGCTTAACGATGGCTTTATTCTTTGTAACTGAGATTATGCAAAAGCGCCCGGTACACCCTGTGCAATATGTGTTGATAGGGCTGGCGCTTGTGATCTTCTATACACTGTTGCTTTCTATCAGCGAATACGTGGCCTTTAACATCGCTTACTTCCTGGCAGCACTGGCCACCGTGTTACTCATTACCCTGTATGCCAAAGGACATTTTAACAGTTGGAAAACAGCAGGCATATTCAGTATTGCCTTAACCATGCTGTATGGCTTTATATTCATTATCATACGCCTGGAAGAAACCGCGTTACTGGTAGGCAGCATTGGCTTATTTGTAATACTGGCTATAGCCATGTATGCCAGCAGAAAAATCAACTGGTATCATATTACTCCTGAAAAAACACCATTAACACCATTGCAACCCAACACCCCTGCTCCATCCTTTAACCCTGATGCTCCGTATTCAACAGAGTAG
- a CDS encoding ArnT family glycosyltransferase, which translates to MYKKQLFYLVLIAGIVRLLAAGMLELGNDEVYYYTYALHLQSNYFDHPPGVAWLIKLFTLNLRLPQEVFIRLGSVVFATVGTYISFALGKRIKNEQTGWYAALLYNASIYCGVIAGTFILPDSPQVLFWLAGLYYMVTAVQYATENKKIPPAIWLAIGILNGLCIMCKVHGVFLWGGFGLYVLFCNRRLLANPWLYVAALLTAVIISPIITWNIQNHFVTWNYHSNRVEVKQFALDADGFIQTILGQLFYNNPLNVVAIVIALVVLKKKVTLAKEVKQLLLLCGLPIIIITTLVSLFKSVLPHWSGPGFLTLLFVAAAWLDDKKAQEPVASGRTPWLIKSSLILIAVVMLGGIAFIRLLPGTIGSKEEAQYGEDDFTLDLYGWRQFGADFIPWYQQQVQAGAFKADTKIVCDKWFPAAHLDYYAARTLHIPVVGVGELNDLHHYVWLNEQRPTLQPNENALCIVPSNYPLQPDKIYENSFTGARLLHTFTQTRMGQTSRYFRVYLLTGFKGQESTPLNIQ; encoded by the coding sequence ATGTACAAAAAACAACTTTTTTACCTGGTGTTGATCGCGGGCATTGTTCGCCTGCTGGCAGCCGGTATGCTGGAGCTGGGAAACGATGAAGTATACTATTATACCTATGCACTTCATTTACAATCTAATTATTTTGATCATCCGCCCGGAGTGGCCTGGCTTATCAAACTGTTTACGCTCAATTTGCGCCTGCCACAGGAGGTGTTTATCCGTTTGGGCTCGGTGGTGTTTGCCACTGTGGGCACCTATATCAGTTTTGCCCTGGGCAAGCGTATTAAAAATGAGCAAACCGGTTGGTATGCCGCCTTATTATATAATGCCAGTATTTATTGCGGTGTAATTGCGGGTACGTTTATATTGCCCGATAGCCCACAGGTGCTTTTTTGGCTGGCAGGGCTATATTATATGGTAACTGCTGTGCAGTATGCCACAGAAAACAAAAAGATACCGCCGGCTATATGGCTGGCAATAGGCATATTAAATGGCCTTTGCATTATGTGCAAGGTGCATGGCGTGTTTTTATGGGGTGGTTTTGGTTTGTATGTGTTGTTTTGCAACCGCCGTTTACTGGCCAACCCCTGGTTATATGTAGCAGCCCTGCTTACCGCTGTTATTATTAGCCCGATTATTACCTGGAACATCCAGAACCATTTTGTTACCTGGAACTATCATAGTAACCGTGTAGAGGTAAAACAGTTTGCACTGGATGCCGATGGCTTTATCCAAACCATACTGGGCCAGCTGTTTTACAACAACCCGTTGAATGTGGTAGCCATTGTAATAGCACTGGTGGTGTTGAAAAAGAAGGTAACACTTGCGAAAGAGGTAAAGCAATTGCTGTTGTTATGCGGCCTGCCTATTATTATCATAACCACCCTGGTGTCGCTGTTTAAATCGGTGCTTCCGCATTGGAGCGGCCCCGGCTTTTTAACGCTGCTGTTTGTGGCTGCTGCCTGGCTGGATGATAAAAAAGCACAGGAACCTGTTGCTTCCGGGCGCACTCCCTGGCTGATAAAAAGCAGCCTGATACTGATTGCAGTAGTAATGCTGGGGGGCATAGCCTTTATTCGCTTACTGCCCGGCACTATTGGCAGTAAGGAAGAAGCACAATACGGTGAAGATGATTTTACACTTGATTTGTATGGCTGGCGACAGTTTGGAGCCGACTTTATACCCTGGTACCAGCAACAGGTACAAGCAGGTGCATTCAAAGCGGATACTAAAATTGTATGTGATAAGTGGTTTCCTGCTGCACACCTGGATTATTATGCAGCCCGCACATTGCACATACCGGTAGTAGGTGTAGGAGAACTGAATGACCTACATCATTATGTATGGTTAAACGAGCAGCGCCCCACCTTGCAGCCGAACGAAAATGCCTTATGTATTGTGCCCAGTAACTACCCGTTACAGCCAGATAAAATATATGAAAATTCCTTTACCGGCGCTCGATTGTTACATACGTTTACCCAAACACGCATGGGGCAAACCAGCCGCTACTTTAGAGTATACCTGTTAACCGGCTTTAAGGGGCAGGAGAGTACGCCATTGAATATTCAGTAG
- a CDS encoding rhamnogalacturonan acetylesterase: MKSLYVLAAFSLLTFSLDAQAKAAKDTSYRFSFGTGKPAAGYTKVMASDSYTDARGYGFDFETQPEARKPFYFSLGIPEGNYTVTLTLGSATDSAATTVKAESRRLLVENVTTAPGKFVTKTFTLNVRRPEIDAETRVGLKPRELTKLDWDTKLSFEFNGPAPAVKSIVITKDNKAITVFLAGNSTVVDQDDEPWASWGQMFPRFFKPGVAIANHAESGLTLGSFAGSRRLKKVLSVMKPGDYLFIEFGHNDQKEKGPNDGAYKSYTERLQMFVRETKAKGGIPVIITSTSRRMFDSITHKTVNTLGDYPAAARKVAAEEKVALIDLNAMTTTLYDALGVEPSKKAFVHYPANTWPGQDKALADNTHFNSYGAYEIAKCIVEGVKQNKLGISKYLLNDTPTFNPAFPDDVNTWYLPASPKSTVIKPDGN, translated from the coding sequence ATGAAATCATTGTACGTATTAGCAGCCTTTAGCCTGCTCACGTTTTCACTGGATGCACAGGCCAAAGCAGCAAAGGATACTAGTTACCGCTTTAGCTTTGGCACAGGCAAACCCGCAGCGGGCTATACTAAAGTAATGGCATCAGATAGCTATACCGATGCAAGAGGATATGGCTTTGATTTTGAAACCCAGCCCGAAGCACGCAAGCCTTTTTATTTTTCACTGGGCATACCCGAAGGCAATTATACGGTTACCCTTACTTTAGGAAGTGCTACCGATAGCGCTGCTACTACCGTAAAAGCAGAATCACGCCGCCTGTTAGTGGAAAACGTAACAACTGCACCCGGCAAGTTTGTAACCAAAACCTTTACACTCAATGTACGCCGCCCCGAGATAGATGCAGAAACACGTGTTGGCCTGAAACCGCGCGAGCTTACCAAACTGGATTGGGACACTAAACTCAGCTTTGAATTTAATGGCCCTGCTCCCGCAGTAAAAAGCATTGTTATTACCAAAGACAATAAAGCCATTACCGTATTCCTCGCCGGCAATTCTACTGTTGTAGACCAGGACGATGAACCCTGGGCTTCGTGGGGTCAAATGTTTCCCCGCTTCTTCAAACCTGGCGTAGCTATTGCCAACCATGCCGAGTCTGGCTTAACACTGGGCAGCTTCGCTGGCAGCAGACGTTTGAAAAAAGTATTGAGTGTAATGAAACCAGGCGACTACCTGTTCATTGAATTTGGCCATAACGATCAAAAGGAAAAAGGCCCTAATGATGGCGCTTATAAATCATATACCGAACGCCTGCAAATGTTTGTGCGCGAAACAAAAGCCAAAGGCGGTATACCGGTGATCATTACTTCTACCAGCAGAAGAATGTTCGATAGCATCACGCACAAAACCGTAAACACCCTGGGAGATTATCCTGCTGCTGCCCGCAAAGTAGCCGCTGAAGAAAAAGTAGCATTAATAGATCTGAATGCAATGACCACTACTTTATACGACGCACTGGGTGTAGAACCTTCTAAAAAAGCCTTTGTGCATTATCCCGCCAACACCTGGCCCGGACAGGATAAAGCACTGGCCGATAACACACACTTCAATTCTTATGGCGCTTACGAAATAGCAAAGTGTATAGTAGAAGGGGTAAAACAAAACAAGCTGGGCATCAGCAAATACCTGCTGAACGATACACCCACTTTTAATCCTGCATTTCCTGATGATGTAAATACCTGGTACTTACCAGCAAGCCCTAAAAGCACAGTGATTAAGCCTGACGGGAATTAA
- a CDS encoding GtrA family protein: protein MFPGFLWRLIKFGMVGVTGVCIDFGITWLLKEKVKINKFVANTCGFTIAVGNSFVLNRYFTFEKTDNAAWQSDLLRFLGFSLIGLLLNNLLVWYFNEKVQLKFYISKSLAVVIVFFWNFFSNFFFNFKK, encoded by the coding sequence ATGTTTCCAGGTTTCCTGTGGCGTTTAATAAAATTTGGGATGGTGGGAGTTACCGGTGTATGCATCGATTTTGGAATAACATGGCTGTTGAAGGAAAAGGTGAAGATCAATAAGTTTGTTGCTAACACCTGTGGGTTTACGATTGCAGTGGGAAACAGTTTTGTATTAAACCGGTATTTCACCTTTGAAAAAACCGATAATGCCGCCTGGCAGTCGGATTTGCTTCGTTTTCTCGGTTTTTCGCTGATAGGGTTGTTGTTAAACAACCTGCTGGTATGGTATTTTAACGAAAAAGTGCAGCTGAAGTTTTACATTTCCAAGTCGCTGGCAGTGGTGATTGTGTTTTTCTGGAACTTCTTCAGCAATTTCTTTTTCAATTTTAAAAAATAA